One segment of Syngnathus scovelli strain Florida chromosome 6, RoL_Ssco_1.2, whole genome shotgun sequence DNA contains the following:
- the LOC125970357 gene encoding oocyte zinc finger protein XlCOF6-like, with protein sequence MFARTTAKYVEEKVCSRQRLEALWLQPYVLLRRADISEAICSKQEPERTHIKEEDVGKEVQHFNEQMEKNFFCIIKKEEEPERPCNKAEGEDSCDIKDEGEDFYDIKKEEEEDACEMPLTGVPLKSLEEGQHEVSKGEEPPSCSSSQQMTREGGGDHCGGSQAAPPSESDDVSSHVPAAAAAAAAADDDDESLNKHRQCSQCGFFFAHSSSLKQHMKMHTRKKKFSCSVSGQKFSKRTNLKRHTGIHSGEKPFSCSVCDQKFSNKGNLKRHTRTHTGEKPFSCSVCDKKYYRKEHLESHTRIHTGEKPFSCSVCGQIFSNNRILKRHTRIHTGEKPFSCSVCGQKLSDKGSLIIHRRIHTGEKPFSCSVCGQRFSDKGTLKRHTRIHAGEKTFSCSVCDRKFFDKGTLKTHTRIHTGEKPICSVCGQTFSTKGTLKKHKIIHTGEKPFSCSVCDQKYFRKEHLEIHTRKHTGEKPFSCSVCGRKFTLKGTLKRHTRIHTGEKPFSCSVCGQKFSHVKNLKNHARTHTDEKPFSCSVCGKKFRHKNTLKEHTRIHTGEKPFSCSVCGQKFSQRGRLKTHTRIHTGEKPFSCAVCGQTFSHKVNLIRHTRAHT encoded by the exons ATGTttgcaaggaccacagcaaagtaCGTGGAGGAAAAGGTCTGTAGTCGTCAACGACTGGAAGCTCTTTGGCTGCAGCCTTATGTTTTGTTGCGCAGAGCAG acatcagtgaAGCTATTTGCTCTAAGCAGGAGCCAGAGCGCACTcacattaaagaggaagatgtgGGCAAAGAGGTCCAACACTTCAATGAACAAATGGAGAAGAATTTCTTTTGCATCATAAAAAAGGAGGAAGAGCCGGAGCGGCCTTGTAATAAAGCGGAGGGAGAGGACTCCTGCGACATTAAAGACGAGGGAGAAGACTTCTATGACATTaaaaaggaagaggaggaggatgccTGCGAGATGCCATTGACTGGTGTCCCTTTGAAGAGTTTAGAAGAGGGTCAacatgaggtgagcaaaggggAGGAGCCTCCGagctgcagctcaagtcaacaaatgaccagagaaggtggtggagaccactgtggaggATCACAAGCAGCTCCACCATCAGAGAGTGATGACGTGTCGTCACatgttcctgctgctgctgctgctgctgctgctgctgatgatgatgatgagtctctaaacaaacacaggcaatgttctcagtgtggatttttttttgctcatagcAGTAGTTTGAAACAACACATGAAAATgcacacaagaaagaaaaagttttcctgctcagttagtggccaaaaattttctaagaggacaaatttaaaaaggcacacaggAATCCactctggtgagaaacctttttcatgctcagtttgtgaccaaaaattctctaacaagggaaacttaaaaagacatacaagaacccacactggtgagaaacctttttcatgctcagtttgtgacaaaaaatactATCGTAAGGAACACTTAGaaagtcatacaagaatccacactggcgagaaacctttttcatgttcagtttgtggccaaatattctctaACAATCGAATCTTAAAAagacatacaagaatccacactggtgaaaaacctttttcatgctcagtttgtggccaaaaattatcTGACAAGGGAAGCTTAATTATACAtagaagaatccacactggtgagaaacctttttcatgttcagtttgtggccaaagattctctgacAAGGGAACCTTAAAAagacatacaagaatccacgctGGTGAGAaaactttttcatgctcagtttgtgaccGAAAATTCTTTGACAAGGGAACCTTAAAAacacatacaagaatccacactggtgagaaacctatatgctcagtttgtggccaaacattCTCTACCAAGGGAAccttaaaaaaacataaaataatccacactggtgagaaacctttttcatgctcagtttgtgaccAAAAATACTTTCGTAAGGAACACTTAGAAATTCATACAAGAaaacacactggcgagaaacctttttcctgctcagtttgtggccgaaAATTCACTCTCAAGGGAACCTTAAAAagacatacaagaatccacactggtgagaaacctttttcatgctcagtttgtggccaaaaattcagtCATGTGAAAAACCTCAAAAACCacgcaagaacccacactgacgagaaacctttttcatgctcagtttgtggcaaaaaattCAGACATAAGAACACCTTGAAagagcacacaagaatccacactggcgagaaaccgttttcttgctcagtttgtggccaaaaattctctcagaggggacgtttaaaaacgcacacaagaatccacactggcgagaaacctttttcctgcgcaGTTTGTGGTCAAACATTCTCTCACAAGGTAAACTTAATCAGGCACACAAGAGCCCACACCTAA